The DNA segment TCTCTTCTCCCCCAGACCTCCAACCCATCTAGGTTGGACTCCATAGGACGGGGCTTGAATGCCAGCAATGCCACACTCAATGGATTAtcttgggcaagtcccttcccATCAGGCCTCAGTGATTTCAGCTATACAATGGGGTGGGCAGGTGGATGGTACACGGGAGGTGGGACTCCTCACCAGGGCTATCCCCATCTCTGCTCTCTCCCTGTTCCAGAACTGAATGCACTGCAGGAAGAGCTCGAACCATTTGGTCTGGTCATTCTGGGCTTCCCCTGCAACCAATttggaaaacaagaaccaggagAGAACTCAGAGATCCTAGCCACCCTCAAGTGAGTGCTGACTCAGTGTCCTGAGAAAGCTCCTCTAGCACATCCCTCCCACCCTGCGCCCCAGCCCAGGCTCCAGGCATCTTTTATGCTGGCCCCTACTCACGATGGATATTTATCAGCCACCAAGAACTACTCTCTCCTTCCAGGAACTCTGTTTAGTGGAACAAGTGGAAGAGGTACCAGGAGAGAGACAGGGTCAGGGATGGTGGCTGTCAGCCATGTTGGGGTAAGGGAAGGACAGGTTGAGGGCAGGGGTTATTGAGCAGTTACCAAATTGAAGGAAGACTGCTGACCCACATTATACCTGTGCCCATTTAACAGTCACTGGCTCCCACTGCCCATTATAGCATAAAATCCAGATTCCCAACCCCCCTTCCCCAGTTCTGTCCCCTCGTCTTATTTCTGAGCCCATGTCTCTGGGACCCACACAAAAATATTCCTCTTAGGTATGTTCGACCAGGTGGGGGCTTCACCCCCAATTTCCAACTGTTTGAGAAAGGCGATGTGAATGGGGAGAAAGAGCAGAAGTTCTACACTTTCCTGAAGGTGAGTACACAGCCAAGCCACATTCCTGAAGAGCCTCTCTCCCTGGCTGATGCTGGCTCCCGACGGGGCTGCAGCCGCTCCTGGCCCCAGGCCACGTAGACTAGGCCCGTGCCACCCTCCTTTGTTCCTGGGCTCTTGCAGAGTTTCCTGGCATCTGATTATTATTCTAATTAGAGGGCTTTGTAGACCCTAGGGGCTCACcaactcattttacagataggccCCAGAAAGGACAAGCTTAGGGTCTCACAATCTGCTAGAACCAAAGCTGGTGCTGGGATTCAGTTTTCTAACTCCCAACCTGGTGCTCTTTTCTCAATGCCTGGCTATTCTCCTTCCCCCGAGAAGtcctgggaaggaggagggataAGAGGGTGGGAAGGGCCCCAGGCAGAGTTGACACTTCTCTCGTCTGTGTTCCAGAACTCCTGTCCTCCTACCTCGGAGCTCCTAGGCTCACCTGACCGCCTTTTCTGGGAACCCATGAAGGTCCATGACATCCGGTGGAACTTTGAGAAGTTCCTGGTGGGGCCAGACGGCATCCCCATCATGCGCTGGTACCACCGCACCACGGTCAACTCTGTCAAGATGGACATCCTGACCTACATGCGGCGGCGGGCGGTCTGGGAGGCCAAGGGGAAGTAACTGAGGCCCACCGCCCCTCCCCCCAAGTCCACCACACGGGCTAGGGAGGACTCTGTTCAGGAAGGAACCCATTTCTCCAACTATGCCACACTCCCATGCTAGACCCTTTACTATTACACAAGGCCCCAGCCTGAGATGAACGTTTGTGTCCGTACTGCTCTGCACATGGGCGTTTGCACACATGCCTACAGACGTGTATACACACGAGTATAGGGCCACATGTGTCAACCTGCACAAGTGTATATGTAGCAACAGCTGTGTGCTGTGAAGAATGCCAGAGAGGAACCTCCCTTTCCTTCCAGTTCTCTGTTCCAGTGATAACCATCCACTTTCAGCTGAGTCCAAACTGAAAAACCAGCTCTAGATTCAATTGTTCTGCTTTAACCAGGACCTCACCCTACCGGGCTGGCATCTCTCACTGCCTCCAAACACCACCCAGAAGTGCCTGGAAGTTTCTGGGTCTGCCGCACTGCCTGACCCCCTCCTTCTCCACCACACAGCCTCGCTCCTTCCTGAgggccctcccctgcctcccaccccaccacccccacagCGTTCCCTGAGAGTCGCCAAGGCAGACGTGAGAGCAGGGGCCACGTTCCCCGTGTCAGGGGGCGGCATCGCCATGAAGGAGGGGCCCGAAGCCCGCGTGGGCGGGCCTCCCTTGAGCCTGTCTGAGGGGCCAGCCTTTAGTGCATTCAGGCTGAGGCCCCCGGCCAGGGATGCCACCCCACTCCCTCGGGGGGTGTGTCCTCTCCCCTCACCCTGACCCGCTGGCATGACTCACCCCTGTCTGCCTAGTAAAGGCCTTTCTGCAGCAGCTGAGCCTACTGTCATGCTTCTTCCATGGGGCTGCCCTAGCACGGGGGCAGGAAagctggaggtgggaggaaggaatGAATGGAGGGCTTCAGGTCCTTGCTTTTTGGTTTCCACCTAGGCCCACTCTGCTTCCTCACTCAGCATCTGGAGTCTATAAAACCAGCTCACATCTACGGTCACCCCACAGTTCTCTCTAAGGCAGCTAGCACTGAGATGAGCTgttccatttgacagatgaggaaactaaggctcacaGAAGGGCCAGGCCTTGCCCAGTGTCTCCTGACAAGTGAGGGGCAGGACTGGAGTGTAAACTCAGGTCGCCTGACCTCCAGCTCCTGGATGCTCCACCCTCATAGAAGCTCTGAGCAGGATCCCAGGGGATACCTGCCAAGAGTAATGGTGGTGCTCTTGTGGGGGTGGCTGGGGGGTGCGTCGGGGAGGAAAAGGGTACAGAGGGAAGGGGGGCCAGGAAAGCAGCACTCTGGTTGACAAGGAGGAGCACATTAGCCAGGGCATAAAAGAAATCCAGTCACAAAATGCTCATCTCTAGCTTGGATTTATGTCCAAGATTCGTGCAAACAGCTGTCCAGGGATCAAGAGCCACCCCAGTCCAGGCCTCCACACCACAAGGCTCCAGCTGAGGGCATGGTGGCTCCAGGCTGAGGCCCCTCGGCCGACGGGCATCTCTCGACTGGAGATTGGCATCTGCCAGCAGTGTCCGCAGAGGACGGCAGGTCCAGGCCGACGGCACCTCTCGCCACTTGAGGGCACAGTAGTAGGCTTTTCCCAGTCACTCCAAAGGAGAGGCCCAGATGGACGCCTTCTGGATGGAGCCTCTCCAGTTTGCAGACCGTCCAGGTTGGGGCCAGGGCTCAAGCTGGCCATCCATCTCAGCCTCCCGAGTGGCTGCAGCTCTGGCCACACAGAGCCTGTGGCCTCTAGCTTTCCAGTAATCTGAAGTCAGCTGGCTCTGTGAGACGAGGTGGAGCCAAGGGACTGGTTTCACTGAGGTCCTTCACGGTCATTTTTGGTGGActctaaataaacaaatttaggaCTTAAAGATGAGGTGGTACAGTAGGTTTCAAAGTCCTATGGAAACAAATACAGTAAGAGTGGGGGAAAACCAGGGTTGTTGGGTGTTAATGAGTGCCAGGCCATAGTTGAAGCACCTCAGGTACATTTGTCATTCAATCCTTGCCCAGACCTAGGAAGCAGGCAGATTATTACCCCTTTATGGGGGAGAGAAATGGGGCACAGGGGAGTTTTAAAACACTTGCTCAAGGTCCCAGGTCTAGGAAGTGTTGGCACCCAGTCAGTCTGGTTCCAGATCCCAGAAATGGAGTAGTTCTGGAAGAAGGGACAGTCCTGCCCATTTGGCCACCCTCTGCCCTCATCAAAACAGACTCCTATGGCTCCACAGAACCCCTAGGGCTCCACGGGGAAACATGAGAAAGTGACTGACCAGCTCAACGCACGGGGAAACATGAGAAAGTGACTGACCAGCTCAACGCCTCCTCCTCCCAACCACAAGATCCTTCAAACCACACCCCCTCCGAGTTGCCCTGCAGCCTCTGCCCACACTATTGCAGGGGGGCCCTCGACCACCAGGCATGGCAGGCTCCATTTCTGCACAGCTGCGACCTTTAGAAAACTCCCCTTTGTGCTGAGATGGACTTGGCCTCCCCATGGCTCCCACTAGTTGCGACTCTATTCCCAGAAGCCCCCACAGGCAAGACCCCAAGAAAGCCTCGCAGAAAGCAAGGGAGAGACTAAGGGCCCAGAGTCCTTTCGCAACCAGCAAACAGaccattttaaaatatccaaGGCCTGCAGGCTATCCTTAGGATAAAGACCAGCCCTCCTGCTGGGGCTTACAAGGCCCTTGTGGTGGGATCTACCAACCTCGCTGACCTTGCCTTGCCTGCCTCCCTTTTCCATCTTGTTCCTGGCTCTAGCCAAGCCAGACTTCTGTCGATCCTCAAGTCAGCCACAGTTCTTCACTCCCTCCCACCAAGGCCTTTGCACTTGTCTTGGCCTCCCCAGCATCTTACACAGAGCATGGCACTTAGAACATTAAACTATAGTCAATGGAAGGAATGGTTTCAACTCCTTCATGATGCAATCACCACCCCTTTCTTCACAACACTATTTGAGAAACTTGGGCCTCTCCTCCACTGAGATCAGAAGGTAGCAAGACTGCCCCCAAATTGGGACAATCCTGGCaggttaaaaaattatctttttataaatCAAGACCCATTACCAGGGGTCACACTCACCTGGTTCCGTAGGCCTGGCAGTAGGTAAGTCCATCACTTGGGAGCTCTGATTACGTACCCCTCCACAGGGCAGCCGCCAGGTGTATTCTGGCTGCAACAAAACTGGTGCTTAGTAATCAATAACCATAGTAGCAGCTACTGTGCCAGAATAGTACTAAGTTCATATTAATCAACTGTAACtgaatccttacaacaacccagGTTAccaatcccattttacaggttggcaaactgaggctcaaaggggTGGAGTACCTTGTCAAAGGTCATCCATCTTGGCAAGTGGTCAAGCTTTGATTTGAATCCAAGGCTCTACAGTCCCACAGTACACTCCAGGGTTTAAAGATGCATGTAAGGAATGGTCATGGGGGAGAAGCGGATGGGATGGGGGGCAGCTGGCACTGACCAGGTTGAGGGAGGGATGCCTGAGGGGCTGTGGCAGGGGCACTGAAGAGAATGAGAAAGCGGTCAGAAACTCTGGAGACAGAAcgataaggaaaaaaaaggaggaaaacagaaaaggtaaactgagaaggaaaagagaagaaaaagcgaAGGGAGAGAAAGCATGGTGAAGACTTTATACCTGCTGACATGTGGAGGTCATGAAAAAGGTCAAACTTCTGGCCTGGCTGGCAGGAGAGAGCCCTCCTGCTGGCCCTGCTCCCTTACCCAGCCTTTTCTGTCCCATACCGGGGCCCTTGAGCAACCCTGAGCTGGAAGGTCCTGCCCCGGGGATGGTAGGCTGCACATCAGTCTGTTCTCAAGGGGCCAAGGATACAGCTTTTGACCCTCTCTGTTGACCTTGCCCTTGGCATGTGTCTGGctgacctgtgtgtgtgtcctggaGTGAGGGAGGGGGCACGGACTCACCAGACGGAAGAGGCGTGAGTTGGGAAGTGGGGGCGGGTGCTCCATGGCCGTGGGGGGTGGCGGGTAGCGGATCTGGGACCAGTCCTCAAAGCCAGGGGGTGGCCCAATGGGGGGCATGGGTGGGTAGGCGTAGGGGCAGGCCCCGCAGAGGTGCTCTGGGTGTGGCTCCAGGTGGTAGCGGTCTGCCGAGGTCTGCAAGAAAGGTGGCATCTGGCTCTGGTCTGTGACAGGCTGCATGGGCCACCTCAGTGACATTCATCCCATCTCCCATTCTCCACTTAGAGTCTCAGCTCTCTGAAGACTGGCACGTGGCCATGGAAGGCTACACGTGGGCCCAGAATATCACCTATGATGATAGCTGTTATGCCCTGAGCACTTGTTCTTTGCCATGTACTGTTCTAAATGCTCTAGCTGcgttttttgttctgtttgtaaagcacttagcaccaCGCTAAATAAAGGGACAGAGGACCTAACGTGTAGTCGAGCTCATAATTCATTCCGTCATTtgctgggggtgtgtgtgttctgtcactcaatcatgtccgactttttgtgaccccatggactgtggcccaggctcctctgtccacggaattttccaggcaagaatactggatcaggttgccatttccttctccaggggatcttcccgacccagggatcgatcccgagtctcttgtgtctcctgcattggcagacagattcttccccactgtgccacctggggccTCGTTAGCTGGACACCTGAGCAACCAATGCCTCCCGCGTCAGACTGCGGCTCCCTGAAGGAGTTAAAATGCATTAAGTACTGCCTCCTCCCTCAAGCCTCCTCACCTTTGCTTTCCTCTTCTGCTGTCTCAGGGCATCTTTCGccttttcctcatctttgaaGGCTTTTAgctgagagaaagagggagggagagaagtcTGTCAGCAGAGGTGCTTCCTGGCCAGGCCTGGATCCAGGGCCTAAGCAGGGTGGACTGGCCAATGCACGAGGCCGCCACTCTGGGCCGTCCTGCCTGGCCCAGCAGTGGGAAAGGGCCCTAGTGGGCAGAGCGCGGCCCAGGATGGGGACCGCAGGTGAGGCCTGCTCACCATGGGCGGTCTGAACACAGGTCAGGACGGCAGCAGGAGCCTTACCGCTGCTGTGCTTCGGCATTCACACCTTTAAGCTTCAGTGTGGCAAAGAGTGCATGGCTCAGAGCTAATTCCTACTTATGCTCTTTACAGGCATCAAAACTGATTGTGGAAAATCAGGGCTAGGAGAagtagagaagggagaggacttTCTGAGGGCCACAGAAATGTATCAGCAGAGCTGGAAGGAGAATCAGTGAGTGTCCTGCCAGCCAGAGTCGCCAGGGCCCTCCAACCCATGCACCCTCCCCATGGGCACAGCCAGCTGCCCTCTCCTGGGTTCCGCTCTTCTCACCTGGGCGTGGGACAGGGTGACCTGGGCTTGCAGTTTCTCCACCTGTTTCTTCagctcttccttctcttcattcATGCGCTCCCGGTCGCTACGTTCCCTCTGGAAGTCCTCCTCAAAGATCTTCACCTAGAGGGGaggtggaggggaagggaggagggggtgagggaggagggacagCTCTGAGTGGGGGCTCAGACCTGCTCAGACCCAGAATCCTGGGCCTCTGATAGGAGTCAGACATCAGAGCTGGTTTTACCCTGTCTTGAAAATGCCTATGGGGAGAGGAAAAGGTGTACCTCTGGCCCCAACCCCAACTACAAACAAAGTATAGTTCTGGGTCCCTCAATCTTATATTTTGGGCTTCAACCTAGGGCTTTATTTGAAAAAAGGATCCATGgctaaaaaacacaaaactggTCAACGGCCATCAAAACTAGTCCCATCCTTCCATTCTGCCAAGACCCACAGAGAGGTGGAGGCCACAGAAACAGTCTGAGTGGAGGAGTGGAGTTCAGGCCTCCTGGTGCCAAGAGCAGGGGGCCTACAAACCTCTCCCGAGGCTCTGGGGCGGGGGCTGGCGCCCTGGCAGGGCAGGGGCGCGCGGGGCCCTGTCTCTGCAGTGTCACATCCTCACTGCACATCAGTGAGAAGCTGACCAGGCTCGGGACGCTTTAGAAGGATCCGAAGCACGACAGCAAATAGCACAGAAGCACGTGTGAGAACCAAAGCCTTCTCAATGTTCTTCCTCTTTTGTGCCCCTCAACGAGAAGGTCTGCATTTTATGCTACTGTTTAAGCACCTCTTTAGTATTAATTTCCCTTAAATAAAGGGACAGAGGACTCAGGCACAAAGCCATGATCAGGCAGAAGTATCTAGCTAAAGTTTAACAACACAGTTTTGCCTTTACCGTATTGATTGCTTATAGTTACTTTCTAGTTATGACAAATAAAAAATGGTTTACCCATTTGCAGGAGAAATCTAAAGTTCCCTTTTAAATATACTTATTGGGTTTATTTAAACATATGCTttcatgacacacacacactactgtacATAAATAGATAAcgaataaggatctactgtacagcacagggaactctactcaataccacacaatgacctatatgggaaa comes from the Bubalus kerabau isolate K-KA32 ecotype Philippines breed swamp buffalo chromosome 1, PCC_UOA_SB_1v2, whole genome shotgun sequence genome and includes:
- the GPX3 gene encoding glutathione peroxidase 3, with the translated sequence MRADDTSDGPWPGIRQRLRRAETRPQPIMARLFRASCLLSLLLAGFIPPSQGQEKSKTDCHAGVGGTIYEYGALTIDGEEYIPFKQYAGKYILFVNVASYUGLTGQYVELNALQEELEPFGLVILGFPCNQFGKQEPGENSEILATLKYVRPGGGFTPNFQLFEKGDVNGEKEQKFYTFLKNSCPPTSELLGSPDRLFWEPMKVHDIRWNFEKFLVGPDGIPIMRWYHRTTVNSVKMDILTYMRRRAVWEAKGK